The following are encoded together in the Mesoterricola sediminis genome:
- a CDS encoding ABC transporter substrate-binding protein has translation MRFLALLLLAASLVAGAPRRVVSQTVGTDELLAALAAPGQVAALSHLARDPAFSPDVKGLSRHPCLRSGTAEDVLSFRPDLVLAATYTAPETLALLRRARVPLVVLDRFETLDDLYDACRRVGAALGRPARAEELIAQWRARVADLDRRLKGVRPVRVLAVGAYPFTAGLGTTFQDLCDHAGALNVAAEQGLRGHQPTPSEKLLTWNVECLVTDRNENMAARLRAMPPYKYMRAMKEGRLVEIPGPLMSATGQARLEAYEWLARALHPERFR, from the coding sequence ATGCGCTTCCTGGCCCTTCTCCTCCTCGCCGCGTCCCTCGTCGCAGGGGCGCCCCGCCGGGTCGTGAGCCAGACCGTGGGCACGGATGAGCTGCTGGCCGCCCTGGCGGCCCCCGGCCAGGTCGCGGCCCTCAGCCACCTGGCCCGGGATCCGGCCTTCTCCCCGGACGTGAAGGGCCTTTCCCGCCACCCCTGCCTCCGCTCGGGCACGGCGGAGGACGTGCTCTCCTTCCGCCCGGACCTCGTCCTGGCGGCCACCTACACGGCCCCGGAGACCCTCGCCCTCCTGCGGCGGGCCCGGGTGCCGCTGGTGGTGCTGGACCGGTTCGAGACCCTGGACGACCTGTACGATGCCTGCCGGCGCGTGGGGGCCGCCCTGGGGCGGCCGGCGCGCGCCGAGGAGCTGATCGCCCAGTGGCGGGCGCGGGTGGCGGACCTGGACCGCCGGCTGAAGGGGGTCCGGCCCGTGCGCGTCCTGGCGGTGGGGGCCTACCCCTTCACCGCCGGCCTGGGCACCACGTTCCAGGACCTCTGCGACCACGCGGGGGCCCTGAACGTGGCCGCCGAGCAGGGCCTGCGGGGCCACCAGCCCACGCCCTCCGAGAAGCTCCTCACCTGGAACGTGGAGTGCCTCGTCACCGACCGGAACGAGAACATGGCGGCGCGGCTCCGGGCCATGCCGCCCTACAAGTACATGCGCGCCATGAAGGAGGGCAGGCTGGTGGAGATCCCGGGACCCCTCATGTCGGCCACGGGCCAGGCGCGCCTCGAGGCCTACGAATGGCTGGCCCGGGCCCTCCATCCGGAGCGCTTCCGGTGA
- a CDS encoding FecCD family ABC transporter permease: protein MKGRVLAALVLLLAGAALASLALGDANLAPRQVLEAVMGRGDELNRTILWDLRLPRTLVGMAVGAALAASGVAMQAFFRNPLASPGLLGVSAGGALGAVAVLALGTSASLLALPSAAILGAFAATGAVMVMARRGASPEHLLLTGVALNAFFGAGTSFLLSLSAGKFQVSGQILFWLMGGIENRTWEHVAIGVPGILLCCALLLPLARPLNLLSLGETSAQTLGVDVRRLRRRIIVLSTVLTALATAVGGIVGFVGLLVPHLLRLAFGPDHRRLLPLSMIGGAALVLLCDLPTRFVAGGMRLGVVTALIGGPFLVWMLRRNPC, encoded by the coding sequence GTGAAGGGGCGCGTCCTCGCCGCCCTGGTGCTCCTGCTGGCGGGGGCGGCCCTGGCCTCCCTGGCCCTGGGGGACGCCAACCTCGCGCCCCGGCAGGTGCTGGAGGCGGTGATGGGCCGCGGGGACGAACTCAACCGCACGATCCTCTGGGACCTGCGCCTCCCCCGGACCCTCGTGGGCATGGCGGTGGGCGCGGCGCTCGCGGCCTCCGGGGTCGCCATGCAGGCCTTCTTCCGGAACCCCCTGGCGAGCCCGGGCCTCCTGGGCGTGAGCGCGGGCGGCGCCCTCGGCGCCGTCGCGGTCCTGGCCCTGGGGACCTCGGCCAGCCTCCTCGCCCTGCCCTCCGCGGCGATCCTCGGCGCCTTCGCGGCGACCGGCGCGGTGATGGTCATGGCGCGCCGGGGCGCCAGCCCCGAGCACCTCCTGCTCACGGGCGTGGCCTTGAACGCCTTCTTCGGGGCGGGCACGAGCTTCCTGCTCTCCCTGTCGGCGGGCAAGTTCCAGGTCAGCGGCCAGATCCTCTTCTGGCTGATGGGGGGCATCGAGAACCGGACCTGGGAGCACGTGGCGATCGGCGTGCCGGGGATCCTCCTCTGCTGCGCGCTCCTGCTGCCCCTGGCGCGGCCCCTGAACCTGCTGAGCCTCGGCGAGACGTCCGCCCAGACCCTGGGGGTGGACGTGCGCCGGCTGCGCCGCCGCATCATCGTCCTCTCCACCGTCCTGACGGCCCTCGCCACGGCGGTGGGCGGCATCGTGGGCTTCGTGGGCCTCCTGGTGCCGCACCTCCTGCGGCTGGCCTTCGGCCCCGACCACCGCCGCCTCCTGCCCCTGTCCATGATCGGCGGGGCGGCCCTCGTGCTCCTCTGCGACCTGCCCACCCGCTTCGTGGCGGGGGGCATGCGCCTGGGCGTGGTCACCGCCCTCATCGGCGGCCCGTTCCTGGTGTGGATGCTCCGGAGGAACCCGTGCTGA
- a CDS encoding ABC transporter ATP-binding protein, which produces MLSPVLEAAGLDLPGRLRDISFAFEAGAAVAVVGPNGAGKSTLLQVLAGLLHAKGRIRWRGEDLPRIPFLERGRILTWLGQESHADFAYPVKEVVAQGRFAWGDDGRGVEEAMEALDIRHLATRPITELSGGERRRVFLARALATGAPIQLWDEPAANLDVRHALDVLRLARDLAGSGSTLLVTLHDLRNAYRFDRVLVLDQGALVGAGTPAEILTPDLIARVFRVRAEPGAGLGLELPDA; this is translated from the coding sequence GTGCTGAGCCCCGTGCTGGAGGCCGCGGGCCTCGACCTCCCCGGGCGGCTCCGGGACATCTCCTTCGCCTTCGAGGCGGGGGCGGCCGTGGCCGTGGTGGGCCCCAACGGGGCCGGCAAGTCGACCCTCCTCCAGGTCCTGGCCGGACTGCTCCACGCCAAGGGGCGGATCCGCTGGCGGGGCGAGGACCTGCCCCGCATCCCCTTCCTCGAGCGCGGGCGCATCCTCACCTGGCTGGGCCAGGAGAGCCACGCGGACTTCGCCTACCCGGTCAAGGAAGTGGTGGCCCAGGGCCGCTTCGCCTGGGGCGACGACGGCCGGGGCGTGGAGGAGGCCATGGAGGCCCTGGACATCCGCCACCTGGCCACCCGTCCCATCACCGAGCTCAGCGGCGGCGAGCGGCGCCGGGTCTTCCTGGCCCGGGCCCTCGCCACCGGAGCGCCCATCCAGCTCTGGGACGAGCCCGCGGCCAACCTGGACGTGCGCCACGCCCTGGACGTGCTCCGCCTGGCCCGGGACCTGGCGGGATCGGGCTCCACCCTCCTGGTGACCCTCCATGACCTGCGGAACGCCTACCGCTTCGACCGGGTCCTGGTGCTGGACCAGGGCGCCCTGGTGGGCGCGGGGACCCCCGCGGAGATCCTGACCCCCGATCTCATCGCCCGCGTCTTCCGCGTCCGGGCGGAGCCCGGCGCGGGACTGGGGCTGGAGCTCCCGGACGCGTAG
- a CDS encoding xanthine dehydrogenase family protein molybdopterin-binding subunit, with the protein MKRRSFLQGAAAGSLTLFFSGLAEAAPVVAPRPGDYPQDFNAFLKIGADGRIGCFVGKVELGQGIMTALAVLVAEELEVDPAQVDMLMGDTDLCPWDNATGGSLTMWQTAPALRGAAAEARAVLLGMAARTLGAAPADLALQDGLIWVKAAPSRKVSFGDLVKGRRLERHLGRVRPKPLAACTRIGKPAPRKDALAKLTGAARYVGDLRLPGTLHACILRPPAHGLTLAQADTAAAEAVPGVRIVRDGTLLAVLHAQPDTARKALALVKGTFQGAEPAVDGDTLYAHLAAKAGAALVVTSARGDLAGGERRASEVLEAEYRNAYESHATLEPHVAVAQWSKGRMTVWASTQNPFRIREDVAKAIGAGARDVRVISQFVGGGFGGKLVGPEAVEAARIARLVPETPVQLAWNREEDFFLDTFRPAAVVKIRAGLDKAGGVTFWDCQAAGVNQGEAEFAYDIPVQRYRAAFVPGLHPLPTGAWRAPSAHTNAFARECHLDMLAAKAGIDPVTFRRRLADDARVLHLLDLVLERSGWDPAPGPSGQGIGIACGAWRQAFVAVAAQVKVDRATGEVRVERVVEAVDVGLVVNPDGARQQVEGAVTMGVGQALAGEVRFKGGRILDRNFDTYRIPRFSWIPRIEVILADRPDMPSQGIGEPPVVPVAAAIANAVFDATGARVAQVPLTPARVLEALAAAGKK; encoded by the coding sequence ATGAAGCGGCGATCGTTCCTGCAGGGGGCCGCGGCCGGCTCCCTCACCCTCTTCTTCAGCGGGCTGGCGGAAGCCGCCCCCGTCGTCGCCCCGCGCCCCGGGGACTACCCCCAGGATTTCAACGCCTTCCTGAAGATCGGCGCGGACGGCCGGATCGGGTGCTTCGTGGGCAAGGTGGAACTGGGCCAGGGCATCATGACCGCCCTCGCCGTCCTGGTGGCCGAGGAGCTGGAGGTGGACCCCGCCCAGGTGGACATGCTCATGGGCGACACCGACCTCTGTCCCTGGGACAACGCCACCGGCGGGTCCCTCACCATGTGGCAGACGGCGCCGGCCCTCCGGGGCGCCGCCGCGGAGGCGCGGGCGGTCCTGCTCGGCATGGCGGCGCGGACCCTGGGCGCCGCCCCCGCCGACCTCGCCCTCCAGGACGGCCTCATCTGGGTCAAGGCGGCGCCTTCCCGGAAGGTCAGCTTCGGTGACCTGGTGAAGGGCCGGCGCCTGGAGCGCCACCTGGGCCGGGTCCGGCCGAAGCCCCTGGCCGCCTGCACAAGGATCGGCAAGCCGGCCCCCCGCAAGGACGCCCTGGCCAAGCTCACGGGCGCCGCCCGCTATGTGGGCGACCTGCGGTTGCCGGGCACCCTCCACGCCTGCATCCTGCGGCCGCCGGCCCACGGCCTCACCCTGGCCCAGGCCGACACCGCGGCCGCCGAGGCGGTGCCCGGGGTGCGGATCGTGCGGGACGGGACGCTGCTGGCCGTGCTCCACGCCCAGCCCGACACCGCCCGCAAGGCCCTGGCCCTGGTCAAGGGCACCTTCCAGGGCGCGGAGCCCGCCGTGGACGGCGACACCCTCTACGCGCACCTGGCCGCGAAGGCCGGCGCCGCCCTCGTGGTCACCTCGGCCCGGGGCGACCTCGCGGGCGGCGAGCGCCGCGCCTCCGAGGTCCTGGAAGCCGAATATCGCAACGCCTACGAGAGCCACGCCACCCTCGAGCCCCACGTCGCGGTGGCCCAGTGGTCCAAGGGCCGGATGACCGTGTGGGCCTCCACCCAGAACCCCTTCCGCATCCGGGAGGACGTGGCCAAGGCCATCGGCGCCGGGGCCCGGGACGTGCGCGTCATCAGCCAGTTCGTGGGCGGCGGGTTCGGGGGCAAGCTGGTGGGGCCGGAGGCCGTCGAGGCCGCCCGCATCGCCCGCCTCGTCCCGGAGACGCCGGTGCAGCTGGCCTGGAACCGGGAGGAGGACTTCTTCCTGGACACCTTCCGCCCCGCCGCCGTCGTCAAGATCCGCGCGGGGCTGGACAAGGCCGGGGGCGTGACCTTCTGGGACTGCCAGGCCGCGGGCGTCAACCAGGGCGAGGCCGAGTTCGCCTACGACATCCCCGTCCAACGCTACCGGGCCGCCTTCGTGCCCGGCCTGCACCCCCTCCCCACGGGCGCCTGGCGCGCCCCCAGCGCGCACACCAACGCCTTCGCCCGGGAATGCCACCTGGACATGCTGGCCGCGAAGGCCGGCATCGATCCGGTCACCTTCCGGCGCCGGCTGGCGGACGACGCCCGGGTGCTCCACCTCCTGGACCTCGTCCTCGAACGCTCGGGCTGGGATCCGGCCCCCGGACCCAGCGGACAGGGGATCGGCATCGCCTGCGGCGCCTGGCGCCAGGCCTTCGTGGCCGTCGCGGCCCAGGTGAAGGTGGACCGCGCCACCGGCGAGGTGCGGGTCGAGCGCGTGGTGGAGGCGGTGGACGTGGGCCTCGTGGTGAACCCCGACGGGGCGCGGCAGCAGGTGGAGGGCGCGGTGACCATGGGCGTGGGCCAGGCCCTCGCCGGCGAGGTCCGATTCAAGGGCGGCCGGATCCTGGACCGCAACTTCGACACCTACCGGATCCCCCGCTTCTCCTGGATCCCCCGCATCGAGGTGATCCTGGCGGACCGTCCGGACATGCCCTCCCAGGGCATCGGCGAGCCCCCCGTGGTGCCCGTCGCGGCGGCCATCGCCAACGCGGTCTTCGACGCCACGGGCGCCCGGGTCGCCCAGGTCCCCCTCACCCCCGCCCGGGTCCTCGAGGCCCTCGCCGCCGCCGGGAAGAAGTAG
- a CDS encoding (2Fe-2S)-binding protein — MAAPLSFVLNGKPVTVQSPGDRMLVWVLRDELGLTGTKVGCEAGLCGACTVLVDFEPVPSCATPVADVAGKSVLTIEGLAVDGRLDPVQKAFQDHHAFQCGYCTSGMILAAWSLLRTKPRATRAEILAHMEGNLCRCGAHVRILDAIEAAGQVLGGAR; from the coding sequence ATGGCGGCACCCCTGTCGTTCGTACTCAATGGCAAGCCCGTCACCGTCCAGAGCCCCGGAGACCGCATGCTGGTCTGGGTCCTCCGGGACGAGCTGGGCCTCACCGGCACGAAGGTCGGGTGCGAGGCGGGCCTCTGCGGCGCCTGCACCGTCCTCGTGGACTTCGAGCCGGTGCCCTCCTGCGCCACTCCGGTGGCGGACGTGGCCGGCAAATCGGTGCTGACCATCGAGGGCCTGGCCGTGGACGGGCGCCTCGACCCCGTCCAGAAGGCCTTCCAGGACCACCACGCCTTCCAGTGCGGCTACTGCACCTCGGGCATGATCCTGGCGGCCTGGTCCCTGCTGCGCACGAAGCCCCGGGCCACCCGGGCGGAGATCCTCGCCCACATGGAGGGCAATCTCTGCCGCTGCGGGGCCCACGTGCGGATCCTGGACGCCATCGAAGCCGCGGGCCAGGTCCTGGGAGGTGCGCGATGA
- the bluB gene encoding 5,6-dimethylbenzimidazole synthase, with product MPAFPSEFQVQLRELFRLRRDVRRFRTDPVPDELVLELLGAAHLAPSVGLSQPWRFILVEDPGRRQAVIDEFQRANDAASSIYDSERARLYRSLKLAGLREAPVHLLVCVETDPDAGHGLGRQTQPATLRDSAVCAIQNLWLTARAKGVGVGWVSILEPERLREVMGLPPTWDWVGYLCIGWPQEEPEVPVLQTAGWDHRHPLEAHLLRR from the coding sequence ATGCCCGCCTTCCCCTCCGAATTCCAGGTCCAGCTCCGCGAGCTCTTCCGTCTCCGCCGGGACGTGCGGAGGTTCCGCACGGATCCCGTGCCCGACGAACTGGTCCTGGAGCTCCTGGGCGCGGCCCACCTGGCGCCGTCGGTCGGCCTCAGCCAGCCCTGGCGGTTCATCCTGGTCGAGGATCCGGGGCGCCGCCAGGCCGTGATCGACGAGTTCCAGAGGGCCAACGACGCCGCCTCCTCCATCTACGACTCGGAGCGGGCCCGGCTCTACCGGAGCCTCAAGCTCGCGGGCCTCCGGGAGGCGCCGGTGCACCTCCTGGTCTGCGTGGAGACCGACCCCGACGCGGGGCACGGCCTGGGCCGGCAGACCCAGCCCGCCACCCTGCGGGATTCGGCCGTCTGCGCCATCCAGAACCTCTGGCTCACCGCCCGCGCCAAGGGCGTCGGGGTGGGCTGGGTGAGCATCCTCGAGCCCGAGCGCCTCCGGGAGGTCATGGGCCTGCCCCCCACCTGGGACTGGGTGGGCTACCTCTGCATCGGGTGGCCCCAGGAGGAGCCGGAGGTCCCCGTGCTCCAGACCGCGGGCTGGGACCACCGGCATCCCCTGGAAGCGCACCTCCTGCGTCGCTGA
- a CDS encoding DUF4097 family beta strand repeat-containing protein — translation MHPLRPLAAIILALPLAAQTVTIQPAPGAAAREVRTVPFTAGAVLRVKNVNGHVHVTVWDRPEAEFTGAFKPARRGEQVKVVLEPRRGGVEVTAEYPKHSDNGPACDMDLKVPRTARVVVESVNGAVEVRDLEGSADCRTVNGAIEVDGAAGGLKAETVNGSIRARRISGDISGKTVNGAITLKAQALRGRLEASTLNGDLRITAPGARDVVIGKRNMEATFGDGQGKVKLHTLNGSITVE, via the coding sequence ATGCACCCGCTTCGCCCCCTTGCGGCCATCATCCTGGCCCTGCCCCTGGCGGCCCAGACCGTCACCATCCAGCCCGCCCCCGGCGCCGCCGCCCGGGAGGTGCGCACCGTGCCCTTCACGGCCGGCGCGGTCCTCCGGGTCAAGAACGTGAACGGCCACGTCCACGTCACCGTCTGGGACCGCCCCGAGGCCGAGTTCACCGGCGCCTTCAAGCCCGCCCGGAGGGGGGAGCAGGTCAAGGTGGTCCTGGAGCCCCGCCGCGGCGGCGTGGAGGTCACCGCCGAGTATCCGAAGCACAGCGACAACGGCCCGGCCTGCGACATGGACCTGAAGGTCCCCCGCACGGCCCGCGTCGTGGTGGAGTCCGTGAACGGCGCCGTCGAGGTGCGCGACCTGGAGGGCAGCGCCGACTGCCGCACGGTGAACGGCGCCATCGAGGTGGACGGCGCCGCCGGCGGCCTCAAGGCCGAGACGGTCAACGGCTCCATCCGCGCCCGCCGGATCTCCGGCGACATCTCGGGCAAGACGGTGAACGGCGCCATCACCCTGAAGGCCCAGGCGCTCAGGGGCCGCCTGGAGGCCAGCACCCTCAACGGGGACCTGCGCATCACCGCGCCCGGGGCCCGCGACGTGGTCATCGGCAAGCGCAACATGGAGGCCACCTTCGGCGACGGCCAGGGCAAGGTGAAGCTCCACACCCTCAACGGAAGCATCACGGTGGAGTGA
- a CDS encoding cation:proton antiporter: MHGDLAPILALLALLWLAAKVGGEVAVRLRLPSVAGELAAGMALGALHRFLPAFPDLGAHPALALLGDLGVVVLMFAVGLESTLPQMLRVGLPSLRVAVVGVVAPMAAGLLGARFLLPPGTPFLVDLFAGACLCATSIGISAQVLKERGAARSEEGRVIVGAAVVDDVLGLLVLTGVSGAVLAAGAGGGMPWGRLARELGFALAFLAAALGLGRFVTPPLFRLANRFRSEQVLLPSALGFAFLLAWLGSLAGLAAIVGAYAAGLILEPAHVQSLQERELRRLEDLVQPLVVALSPLFFVLMGTRVDVAVLAAPRTLAFALVLAGLGTLGKLAAGFAAGRGLRPWVVGWGMVPRGEVGLIFVAAGASLELGGAPLLPPPVQAGIVGALLLTTLAGPLGLDRTLGRP, encoded by the coding sequence ATGCACGGAGACCTGGCCCCCATCCTGGCCCTCCTGGCCCTGCTCTGGCTCGCGGCCAAGGTGGGCGGGGAGGTGGCGGTCCGCCTGCGCCTGCCCTCGGTCGCGGGCGAGCTCGCGGCCGGCATGGCCCTGGGGGCCCTCCACCGGTTCCTGCCCGCCTTTCCGGACCTGGGGGCCCACCCGGCCCTGGCGCTCCTGGGCGACCTGGGCGTCGTCGTCCTCATGTTCGCGGTGGGGCTGGAATCCACCCTGCCGCAAATGCTGCGCGTGGGCCTGCCCTCCCTCCGGGTGGCCGTGGTGGGGGTCGTCGCGCCCATGGCCGCGGGGCTGCTTGGCGCCCGCTTCCTCCTGCCGCCCGGAACCCCCTTCCTGGTGGACCTCTTCGCGGGGGCCTGCCTCTGCGCCACCTCCATCGGGATCTCCGCCCAGGTGCTGAAGGAGCGGGGCGCGGCGCGCTCCGAGGAGGGCCGCGTCATCGTGGGCGCGGCCGTGGTGGACGACGTCCTCGGCCTCCTCGTCCTCACCGGCGTCTCCGGGGCCGTCCTGGCCGCGGGCGCCGGGGGCGGGATGCCCTGGGGCCGGCTCGCCCGGGAGCTGGGCTTCGCCCTGGCCTTCCTCGCCGCCGCCCTGGGGCTGGGCCGCTTCGTCACCCCCCCCCTGTTCCGTCTGGCCAATCGTTTCCGCAGCGAGCAGGTGCTCCTGCCCTCCGCCCTGGGGTTCGCCTTCCTGCTTGCCTGGCTTGGCAGCCTGGCCGGACTGGCGGCCATCGTGGGCGCCTACGCCGCCGGCCTCATCCTGGAGCCGGCCCACGTCCAGAGCCTGCAGGAGCGGGAGCTGCGGCGCCTGGAAGACCTGGTCCAGCCCCTCGTCGTCGCCCTCTCCCCCCTCTTCTTCGTCCTGATGGGGACCCGGGTGGACGTGGCCGTGCTCGCCGCCCCCCGCACCCTGGCCTTCGCCCTGGTCCTGGCCGGCCTGGGCACCCTGGGCAAGCTGGCGGCGGGGTTCGCCGCCGGCCGGGGCCTGCGGCCCTGGGTGGTGGGCTGGGGCATGGTCCCCCGGGGCGAAGTCGGCCTCATCTTCGTGGCGGCGGGCGCCTCCCTGGAGCTGGGGGGCGCCCCCCTGCTGCCGCCCCCGGTCCAGGCCGGCATCGTCGGCGCCCTCCTCCTCACCACCCTGGCCGGCCCCCTGGGGCTCGACCGCACCCTCGGCAGGCCATAA
- a CDS encoding response regulator — protein MPDPVRTIEDTWSIRMTLQRLCMAGSKVSLGCRDKRGLFQILFQEAGRIGVRLGPQDLDAWALAPEESVSVTLEDRGFRYETVVAFIGPADLEGVPCAAFTLPRTLRRADDHRLAHFAPDTATPVTFSNSKNAVLDGEIRGFGYDGFELALRDTSRRIEEVLRMGEESTLDLALEDGLLLTASARVAYFGANYVGMKFTERVDRTLLGQYRTWLDTQQRLQAQRDRESLESGRMPQKGATLPAVRQWVDRDPSVLVLTEREDFARHLSEALGRKFGVLSLDYITGPVKPLLKPFGAGDGGWGRVKLILVHNHLRLASPLELTRQIVEQERCPLPIVLVGTEEDEGLKRNRALAAGAVDYLPVEPFRILSVIRKLDETLKLFA, from the coding sequence ATGCCCGATCCCGTCCGCACCATCGAAGACACCTGGTCCATCCGGATGACCCTCCAGCGGCTGTGCATGGCCGGATCCAAGGTGTCGCTCGGGTGCCGCGACAAGCGTGGCCTCTTCCAGATCCTCTTCCAGGAGGCCGGCCGGATCGGCGTCCGCCTGGGCCCCCAGGACCTGGACGCCTGGGCCCTCGCGCCGGAGGAGAGCGTCTCGGTGACCCTCGAGGACCGCGGTTTCCGGTACGAGACGGTCGTGGCCTTCATCGGCCCCGCGGACCTGGAGGGCGTGCCCTGCGCGGCCTTCACCCTCCCCCGGACGCTGCGCCGCGCCGACGACCACCGCCTCGCCCATTTCGCGCCTGACACCGCCACCCCCGTCACCTTCAGCAACAGCAAGAACGCGGTCCTCGACGGCGAGATCCGCGGCTTCGGCTACGACGGCTTCGAACTTGCCCTGCGCGACACCTCCCGGCGCATCGAGGAGGTCCTGCGCATGGGCGAGGAGTCCACCCTGGACCTCGCCCTCGAGGACGGCCTGCTCCTCACCGCCTCGGCCCGCGTCGCCTACTTCGGCGCCAACTACGTGGGCATGAAGTTCACGGAGCGCGTGGACCGCACGCTCCTGGGCCAGTACCGGACCTGGCTGGACACCCAGCAGCGCCTGCAGGCCCAGCGGGACCGCGAGAGCCTGGAATCGGGCCGGATGCCCCAGAAGGGCGCCACCCTGCCCGCGGTCCGCCAGTGGGTGGACCGCGACCCCTCCGTCCTCGTGCTGACGGAGCGGGAGGATTTCGCCCGGCACCTGTCCGAGGCCCTGGGCCGCAAGTTCGGGGTGCTGAGCCTCGACTACATCACCGGGCCCGTGAAGCCCCTCCTCAAGCCCTTCGGCGCGGGCGACGGGGGCTGGGGCCGGGTCAAGCTGATCCTCGTCCACAACCACCTGCGCCTCGCCAGCCCCCTGGAGCTCACCCGGCAGATCGTGGAGCAGGAGCGCTGCCCCCTCCCCATCGTGCTGGTCGGCACCGAGGAGGACGAAGGGCTGAAGCGGAACCGGGCCCTGGCCGCGGGAGCCGTGGACTACCTCCCCGTGGAGCCCTTCCGGATCCTCAGCGTGATCCGGAAGCTGGACGAAACCCTCAAGCTCTTCGCCTAG